In the genome of Cryptomeria japonica chromosome 8, Sugi_1.0, whole genome shotgun sequence, one region contains:
- the LOC131055379 gene encoding uncharacterized protein LOC131055379, producing the protein MGSEHKREWHHHLKSTLWADRIMPKKDLKNSLYKLVYGKDALFPISMEIPILQLLKSIEVAENEPMEVRLAKLMKLQEAREEAFSSLQNRQQIVKRWFDNKKSSDPGLKLGDLILKYNERAAKPGRHANFDGLWEGPFRITNYKGLNAFDLKNMQGESIRILVNRFHLKPFH; encoded by the coding sequence ATGGGGTCTGAACACAAAAGGGAATGGCATCACCATTTGAAAAGCACATTATGGGCAGACCGAATCATGCCTAAGAAAGATTTAAAGAACTCTCTATATAAGTTGGTCTATGGAAAGGATGCCTTATTCCCCATATCCATGGAGATTCCTATCTTGCAGCTACTCAAGTCTATTGAGGTGGCCGAAAATGAGCCCATGGAGGTAAGATTGGCGAAACTCATGAAGTTACAGGAAGCAAGGGAAGAGGCATTTTCATCACTTCAAAACCGCCAACAAATCGTTAAGAGATGGTTTGATAACAAGAAGAGTTCTGACCCGGGACTCAAACTGGGTGAccttattttaaaatataatgagaGGGCAGCCAAGCCAGGTCGGCATGCAAATtttgatggtttatgggagggacccttccgTATCACAAATTACAAAGGATTAAATGCATTTGACCTCAAGAACATGCAAGGAGAGTCTATCAGAATCCTGGTTAACAGGTTTCATCTTAAACCCTTCCACTAA